The Vibrio tritonius genomic sequence GACATTGGCCTATTTGTTCCAGATGATTACCTTCTATTACGTATTGAAATGGACACCGACCATTGTCGTGCAAATGGGGATTGGTGCTGCATCTGCCGCTGGTGTGTTGTTTTGGGTTAACGTCGGTGGCGTGTTGGGTGGCGCTTTGTTTGGTCTGCTTAGTAGCAAAGTCGGCTTAAAGCGTTTGACCGTTGGTGTGCTTGTCTTAACGTGTGGTGCCGTGACTCTCTTTGGTCAATCCCAAGCTGATCTAGCTCAGCTCAGTTTATTAGCGGCGGGCGCTGGATTTTTCGCTAACGCAGGCGTTTCTGGGATCTATACCCTAATTGCATATGTATTCCCAACTCACGTTCGCGCCACTGGTACTGGCTTTGTCATTGGTGTCGGCCGCGCTGGTGCGGTGATTGCTCCTTGGCTTTCCGGACTCTTAATGCAACAGGGATTAGACAAAGGCGACCCACTTTTAGATGTGCTTGCCTATGTGGCACTGCTCATGGGGTTGTGCTCGCTTGTTGCCGCGCTGGCGTTGTTTTTTCTGCGCGATGAAACCGAAACAGTGAAGCAAGTACAAACAGTAGAAAGTTAACTAACAAGGCGAGGGGAAACACTCGCCTTTGTTAAGCTTGCAGCATCAGATATTTGTATTCTTTTAAACTCATTTTTTGACGAATATTAGCACGATGAAATTCTACGGTTTTAATTGAGATATCAATGTGGCTCGATATCTCCTTAGTTGAAAACCCAAGGGTCAGATATTTAAGTACTTGCTGCTCACGATCAGTCAATTGTGCTGTCATGTTTTTTAACTGGGTCTTCAATTCGCTGTTTTTCATAGCGTTGTGAACAACCGAAAGTAATGCGTCAATATCAACCGGTTTTTGAAGAAATTCAAATGCTCCTTTTTTGATCATTTCGACAGCAGTATGCACTTCACCATGCCCCGTTAAGAATATGGTCGACCAATGTTCAACTTCATGCTGGATTTGAAGGTACAGCTCAACGCCTGAGACTTTTGGCATTCGTAAGTCAAGTACTAGGCAGGCTGGTTTGAGCTCAAAAGTCACTTCTGCCAAGAAAGTTTCGGTATCAAGATAACTGTTAACTCGATAACCTTCGTCTTCCATTAGAAGGGTAAGTGACCTAAGTAGAATCGGGTCATCGTCGATTATATAAACATCCATCGTTTTTAACTTGTTGCTGGTAAAGTGAATTGAAAATGTGTTCCATTGGAGGTGTTCTGCAAACGAATGTATCCACCACAGGATTCAACAATATTACGACAAATAGAAAGCCCTAAGCCCAGTCCATCTTGTTTGCCAGAAACAAAACTATTAAAAATAGATGGCTTCATTTCGGGATTGATTCCTCGACCATTATCTATGACATCGAAGTAAACGCTGTTTCCTTGCTTTGAGATGTTAATCGTAATTGCTGGATTGGATTTCTGTTCGTCACGTAACGCCTGATAGGCGTTTTTTATCAAGTTAATGTACACCTGAACTAAACAGGTATGATCCGCTTTAACTTTAATAGCGGAATATTCGGGCAAAGCAAAGGCGATATTGAGGTGTCCAATTTCATGTTTAAGTAAGGAGAGTGCTTCGTGTAGGCAAGCAAAGGGACAAATATCGGTAATCTCTTTCACTGACGAAGCTTTCACTAAAGAGCGTATTCGGGTTTGTATCGCTCCCATACGTTGTAAGGCTAGCTCTGCGTCTTGGTTATGAAGAGAAATCCGTTCGATATTAAGTGATTCTCCCGTTTTCATGCATCTTAGTGCCATTTGGACATTGAGCATTGCCGATTGGAGCGGTGTCGCGAGTTCATGAGTGATGGTACTACTTAATTCACCAAGTGATGCAAGATGTGACATTTTGTGAATGTTTTCTGATTGCTGCTTATTTTGCTTTTCCAAACGAACTCGTTCATCCCGTGATAACCCCATCATGAGAGCCAAAATCGAGGATACGGTGAACCCCATTTGCAACTGTGTTGGTGTATAAAGCGAAATGTGCGCCAAAGTATATGTTCCTGCCGCGAGCACATTGGTTACTAATGCATTTAATGCCCCTTTAAATGCGCCAAATTGAACAGAAAACCAACAAATTGGAATTAAGAATAAATAGGAGTAATACGAAATATCTTGGTAAAAACTAATGAATGCAAATATCAGCGTGCCGCATAATACGCTGCCGATAAAAAGAAGTTTTTCGTTCTTTCCAATATCACGTAATAGGTGTGAGAATTCTTTTGCAGAATTATTCATGAACCAAAAACTAAATGGTGCAACCATCATAATGCCGGCAAGATCGCCAGACATAAATGAAAAGAAAGCATCTCTTAGTGCAAACTTGGGGATAACATCGTATTCATTATATAGCGTGATAGCGGCGCATGCAGAAATGAAGGTCGTAATCAATGAACCCAAAATGAACTTTGAAAATAACGTGCTAGCCGAAAACGGGCTTTGCATCTTAAACCAGCGACGAAGCACCAGAGCAAAGCTACCGTATACCGCCACTTGCCTTAGGTTATTTATCCATACGTATTCTGCAAATTCCCAAGGTGTTTTCCCTGGAGATGAGGCGAGTACAGCTGCAATAAACACCAATGGTAAATAGCGCCATCCTTTGTAATAGATTAGAGCAATAGTCAGAGCTGGTGCAGGGTAAAAACAAGCGATGGCGGTATTGTTTGGATAAACCCTAAAAAGCGTTCCGGTTTGATAACATGCCCAGAACCAAAAAATAAAAATTAGAGAAGACTTTATTAATGATTTCATAATATACAAAAATTAGATAGCCGTTGATATTATACGTATTTACATTCTTTGAGCTAGTTTAAATTTATGTTAAAGGTATGGCATTAATAAATATTATTAGTCCAACCTAGGGTTTTACCCCAGTTAATAAAAATCATGATTAGATTATCATTAAATAAAAAACGAAAGGTAGTCTAAATGTTTTATAAAAATGTTATTGTGGCGAGTATGTTTCTTGCACTCGCTGGCTGTAATGGTTCTTCAAACGATTCATCAGATAATACTTCTACTGTTACAACAAAACAGTTCACGATTATTGACGGCTATTTAAAAGATGCCCAAGTCTACGTTGATCGAAACGCCAACCAAGTAGCAGATGAAAATGAACTGGTCGGCAGTACTGATGACAATGGTCAAATAACCATTAACAATGTGAGTGATGGACAAACGATTATCGCGGTTATTGATGCTGGCACAACAACGGATCAGGATTTTGGCAGCGTGGTGGGACACAGCTACCAGATGGCATCAAACAGTAGTTCTTCCGTAATAACGCCTTTTACTACACTAGCGGTAAAGCAGAACATCTCTTTGGCGGACGTTGCTTCGCTAGTGAATCTTCCTGAAAGTGTTGTCAGTGGTGACTATGTTAATGCGCAAAGTGAAGATGCTGATAGAGCACATCTTATTGCACGTAGTGCAACTCGGACGTTGTCTGATTTGAGCAGTAGTGACGATGATATGTTGGATAATTTTGCTGATTTTCGTGATAGCGCAGCAGAAGTGCCAGCTAGCCAACTTAATAGCGTCAATTTGGAAATTAACGATGGTAAAGTCACTCAGATAGCGGCTAAACCGACCCTAAAAGAATTTTTGCAATCTGGCTCGTTGACCTCATTTAGCCTAAATGAGTTTTGGCGTCATCTATGTGAAGACGAAGATATCGACAGTACCGCAGGAGAAAACTGCACTGGACTTGGTGATGGTTCAACACGATGGACATTTGACCTAAGTGATGCAACGAACCCAACGGTTATCGTTACCGATGCGAATCATTCTGAAACGAATCCATATCAGGTCAAATTCGATATTAATTTTGCCAAGGGTTTGAATGCCTTTTCTTTAGCTTGGGTTGAGAACGGACAGACCCAAAATTCAGAGATGAAAGATAACTTTATCTATACTGAAAACGGCTTAGCGATTGCCGTGTCTGTGGACAGCGACTTGCAACTCTACACAACGGCTAAGACGAACCAATCATTGACCGGTTTTTCCGCTATTACCTTGGATGAATCACAGTGGCAAGGCATAACATTGTATCATTTGAATGATACTAAACAGATTTCTCAGGATTATCCTTGGAAAGCTGAACCCCAAATGACGGCAGTGAAACCGACTGTTATTTCGACCAGTGGCTCTATTCATTTTGGTGACACTGAATACACCGTATTACAAGAAACGCCAGATTTGTATCTCATCAAAGATGCTAATAATCATCCTTCATTGCTAATTAAAGACAAAGCGATGGCAGAACGCTTGATGAGCGATTGGCAGAAGATGCCAACAGAACAAAATTAAATAATAACAACGTTAGGCTGGCTAGGCCTTTAGTGATACTAGATAAAAGGCGAGGGGAAACTCTCGCCTTTTTATCAGTGTATTAATACGTTCCGGTAGTTTTTCTCGCAACCAATGAGGTTGATATGAGCAGATCACACCTTTTCGCTTCGTGATTCGCGCCTCTGGTCAATAGGCACTGGATTGAGAGCTTAGCGATTTGCTCAACATTCTGATGAATAACGCTAAGAGAATAAGAGTCTTGTTGCGTCACGAAGGTATCATCAAAGCCAATTAATAAATAATCATCTGGTGCGATTAATCCCTGATGTTTCAACCCATCCAGTACCCCGCAGGCTAACTGAGAGTTTGCAGCGTAAATCAACTCACCTTTGCTAAGCGAATAGGTCAGGCCCCAGCGATAACCACACTCATAGTTGGCATCGGGAACAAGTGAGGTAGAAAACTTAAGTTCTGTATTATGGTTTTTATGGACATATGCCAACTGAATTCCTCTATCTAGCCCCGCCCATGTTGAAGAGTGGCCGTTAATCCAAGTAATGCCGCGTGACTGTTTCTTTAGTGCCATGTTAAGTACCAGTTCAGCTGCCATTTTATTGTCTGAGCAAACACTATCGATAGTGGGTAAGTTCACGCGGCGGTTGATGGTGACCACGGGAATATCGACTTCTGAACACTTTCTCGCAAGTTCGGTTGGTGGTTGTCCTGAGGTAATAACGACTCCTGAAACACGGTATTGAATGAACTGGGTAATGGTATTTTCCAATTGCTCCTTATCATGTACTTCCATAACCAAAGCTTGAAAGCCACATTGCTGAACTTCTAAAAGTAGGCCCTGCAATAACGCGGCTCGAAAAGGATCATCTAAGCGCGTCACTACAATGCCAATCAGTTGGGTGCGTTTACGGTTCAAACCTTGCGCAAGAAAGTTAACTTGATAACCCAGCTGCTCGGCAGCCTGCTGAACCTTGGTGCGTGTTTTAGGTGCAATGCTACCACTGTTACTTAATGCTCGAGATACCACAGCTCGAGAAACACCTGCTAGATCAGCAACATCTTGTGCTGTGATGGTTTTGTTTTGTTTAGTCAAGAAAACGCTCCAATTGAGGAGTGGTAGGCAGCGAGAGATCAATCATCAAACCATCTTGACTCACATAAACGCCATCTGTTTCAGCGCAAGTACGTTTGATCTGTGGGAGGTATTCATCCCAACAGTGGTAAACCAAGAGATTAGGGAGGTTTAACGCCTGTTTAAGCTCAATGCATTGTGGCAAATCGCCATGGGAATTATCGGAGGATAAAGCGGCAAAAGAGGCACATTCTTGAAACGCAATATCGACGTTGTGCATCAAAGCGGTTGTTGCTGCCGTTGGGCGTCCGTCGCCACTATAAAATACACTATGCGTACCATTGCTGATGCGCAGAGCGCGATTAGGGACTTCATGCTGCGTATCTGCTGTATCTACATTCCAATTGCCAATCGACATATGCTCTTGGGTTGTCATCCAGTGGATTGCAAAGCAAATATTCTTTTCTGGCCAGATAGATAAAGCCACTAAGTTTTCCAGAACCGTTTGTTGTTCTTGTTGGCAGATAATGATCAGGGGTTTGGTACGTCCAAAGCTTTTCCATTGATTGAGCAAAGCAGCCAATCCCGAACAGTGGTCGGGATGAATGTGGGTGAAGTAGATGACATCAACTGTGTTGATGTCGAGGTTTCTTTGCCACAATGCTCTGGGAATGGTTGGCCCACAGTCAATTAGCCAATTCTGATGTTCATCAGAAATAATGACTGCCGATGTATTGCGTTGTGTCGAAAATGCACTGCCTGATCCAATTACTTCAACTTTCATCCATAGCCTCAAATTTATTCTCAGTTTCATTAATCTGTCATAACGCTACGTCAGATTAAAAACATCAATTGATGATGATACACCGAGTTGTCATTTTTTTTACACCAAAATGAACACGTGTTCATTTTTTGCAGAAAGAGATTATATTTCATGGATAGGGCGCAGATGAGCCACCTAGTGATTAACGATTTATCGGTTTGTTACGGCAGCCAAACGGTATTAAAGGACATAAACATTGCTGTTGAGCATGGTGAAATGCTTGCGCTTCTTGGTCCTTCAGGTTGTGGTAAAACCACGTTATTGAATACGTTATGTGGCTTTACTGCCGCCAACTCAGGGAAAATTAGTGTCGCAGGTCGCGATATCACGCACTTGTCACCGGAAGCGCGAAATATCACCATGGTTTTTCAAAGCTATGCGTTATGGCCACATATGACCGTTGAGCAAAACATTGCTTTTGGTTTGTCGCTGCGTGGTTATGACAAAACACAATCGCGTAAACAAGTCATGAAAATGCTCGAAGCGGTCAATTTAAAAGAAGTTGAGCGCAAAAAAGTCACTGAATTATCTGGAGGGCAACGTCAACGTGTTGCACTTGCTCGTGCTCTAGCGGTTGAGCCGGATATATTGCTGTTAGATGAACCTCTTTCCAACTTAGACGCCAAAGTGCGCTTATCTGTCCGTGATGAAATAAAGCAGTTGCAACAACACCTTGGTTTTACATCGATCATCGTCACCCACGATCAGGAAGAAGCTCAGGTGATGGCAGATAGAATTGCTGTTCTTCACCAAGGGCATATTGAGCAAGTCGGTACGCCAGAAGAGATCTACTATCACCCTAATACCGCGTTTGTGGCCGATTTTATGGGGGCCGACAACCATCTTGATCCGGTTTCATTATCAAATATATCTGTCGATGTCAGAAAGGACGGACGTTCAATTCAGTTGCCAGTGCATTTACAACAGCTTTACTTTCGTAGCGAACACGCCGTGGTGATGCCATTGACCTCTGAGTTACCGGAACACGGTTTAGTGCTTAGTGGGGAAGTGACAAGAAGTGTCTTCCTCACCGGGCAGTATCAAACAGTAGTGAATGTAAACGGTTTCCTTTGCCATGCACGCTGTAAGGAAGAACTTAATTTAAACGAGAAGGTTCAAGTTCATGTTGAGCCTCGGTATCTTTTTTCATTTTAGTAAATTACAAACCCCAATCATATAGGGAGACAGGGTATGTCTTTAAAAAAACAGTGTCTTATCGCGTTAGCGTTAGGAAGTATCGCATTGCCGACATTGGCTGCTTCTGAGACGGTCTTAAACGTAGTGACCGCAGGCAGTCAAAATATGGTGGATTACGTAAAAACCTTTCTGGCGCCTAAATTTGAAGCAACTCATCCGGGTGTCACTATACATGTTGTAGGAACCGGTCCCGGTGATGCTGGCTCAAACAAGATCAATGAGAAATTAGAAGCGCAGCAACAAGCTGGATCAAAACAGTGGGACATTGATGTTGCTGTTGTACATGAAAAAGCAGGTGGGCAAATGGTGCAAAAAGGTTTGCTCGCGCGCTATACCGACGATGTTGAAACCAGCAAATTGGCAACTCGAGACAGTGCCAAATATGCCTTGGGTGCTAATGTTCAAGGTTACGTTATTCCGATGTTCCATAGCCAAACCGCGATTGCCTATAACAGCGACCTAATTGATACCCCACCATCGTCTTATGATGGCTTGATCAAATGGACCAAAGAACACCCAAAAGCTTTTGGATATAACGGGATTAAAAACGGCATGTCCGGCCTCGCATTTGTTACTGGATGGGTGTATGCCTACGGTGGTGGTTCCGATGCTCTTACTCAAGGTGAATACAACAAAGCCCAAGAAAAGTCGTGGTCACAAGCGTTCGAAAAGCTTAAACAATTCAACTCAAATGTAACCTTTACTCCGGGTAATGCTGGCACGTTAGATATGCTCAACCGCGGTGAAATTGCCATGGGACCTGTATGGGTTGATATGTTTTATAGCTGGAAAGCGGATGGCAAGCTGTCTCCAGCAATGAAACTGAAATTGATTGCTCCGGGCATGCCGGGTCAGCCAATGTATTATGTCGTTCCGGAAAAAGCAGCCAACAAAAAGCTTGCAGAAGAGTTTATTGCGTTGGCGACCAGCCCCGAAATCCAAGCGAATGGGATTGTGAAACAATTTAATTGGTATCCAGGTATTGATGCCAATTTTGTGCAGAGTCAGTTGGATAAAGCAACGTGGGCTAAATTGTTTAAAGAAATTACGCCAACGGATCTTAAAAACTATGGCAAAAGTTTCCCTACCGCCGCCTATTTTGATGACATCAAAGAAGGTTACGAGCGCCAAGTAGAAAATTAATCAAACTTACGTTTGATATGACGAGACATTGATGTCTTTGAGGCATCAATGTCTCTGATTGAATTGGATTTATCATGAATGAAAACAATCGTACACTGGCCTTATTAATCTTACCTGCATTGGTTGTTATTGGGTGCTTTTTTGTCTACCCATTGGGGTATTCAATTTATTCTGGATTAACCGATGTTAACGGCATGCTTACTGGGCAGCATCTTGTCAAGGCTATTGATTTTTATGGCAAAGATATGCTGTTTACCGCAATTATTGTTATCGTTTCAATCGCATGCATTTTAGTGCTGTCAGTCGGGATTAGCGCTTTAGTAACATTGTCACCTTTTCAAGGAATTACTAAATTGCTGGGGGCGTTATATCGCATTCCTTTATTTATTCCATTCATAGTCACCGCGCAAATGATGAGAACCTTCTTGGCAAAAAATGGATTAATGAATAATGGGCTCGTTGAGTTAGGTATATTAACTCCGTTTGAAACCGTTTCATTTTTGGGTTGGAAGGGCATCATTATTACGTTCATTTGGAAGCAACTTGCTTTTGCCACGTTACTTATTGCAGGAGCGATGGCAGCAATTGAAGCCGACCAGACTCGCGCAGCGCGTAATCTCGGGGCAAATCGGTGGCGTATTTTATGGCAGATATTATTGCCCCAAATCAAAACGACAATAGCGGTAGCTATGGTGCTGTCGTTGGTTTCTATTATGTCGGTTCTTTCGGTTCCCATGATGATTGGGACGGGAACGCCCACAATGTTGAGTGCTGATATGGCATTTCGGATCAATTCATACAGCGATTATCCAGTAGCTAATGCACTTGGTATTATCTCTTATTGTATGACAGGGCTTTTTAGCTGGTTTTATCTTCGACAAAGCACCAAGCAGGAGTCACGTTAATGAGCTCTTTTGTATTATCCTTGCCTCAACAATGTATGGCGCTTTCATCTCACTGCGTTAGACGTATCAAAGCTCACTTTTGGCTACAAGTTTTTTTCTTGGTGTTCTTTATGCTGGCTATCTTTGGCCCGCTTTGTAACCTCTTAATTTGGAGTGTCACCGAAAGTTGGTTTTTCCCTCACACCTTACCGAGCGAATGGGGATTGAAATATTGGCATAAAGTATTTAGTCCGTACAGTGATGTGTCGGGTTCGCTATTAACCAGCCTTTTCATTGCTGTGTCAGCGACCGCATTGGCCTTATTGATCTCCATACCTGCCGGCTACGCACTTTCAAAACCAAGTATGCCACTACGCTTACCGCTGATGATGCTGTTTCTCTTACCGCAAGCTTTCCCTAACCTTACGGTGTATATGAATATTGCTAAGTTGTTTTATCAGGTGGGGCTAAATGGCACTGTGATTGGCGTTATCTTAGTGCATACGGTTCATGGGCTGATGTATTCCGTTTGGATCACGGTTGCGGCTTTTTCTGCTCAAGAT encodes the following:
- a CDS encoding response regulator transcription factor — protein: MDVYIIDDDPILLRSLTLLMEDEGYRVNSYLDTETFLAEVTFELKPACLVLDLRMPKVSGVELYLQIQHEVEHWSTIFLTGHGEVHTAVEMIKKGAFEFLQKPVDIDALLSVVHNAMKNSELKTQLKNMTAQLTDREQQVLKYLTLGFSTKEISSHIDISIKTVEFHRANIRQKMSLKEYKYLMLQA
- a CDS encoding ATP-binding protein; protein product: MKSLIKSSLIFIFWFWACYQTGTLFRVYPNNTAIACFYPAPALTIALIYYKGWRYLPLVFIAAVLASSPGKTPWEFAEYVWINNLRQVAVYGSFALVLRRWFKMQSPFSASTLFSKFILGSLITTFISACAAITLYNEYDVIPKFALRDAFFSFMSGDLAGIMMVAPFSFWFMNNSAKEFSHLLRDIGKNEKLLFIGSVLCGTLIFAFISFYQDISYYSYLFLIPICWFSVQFGAFKGALNALVTNVLAAGTYTLAHISLYTPTQLQMGFTVSSILALMMGLSRDERVRLEKQNKQQSENIHKMSHLASLGELSSTITHELATPLQSAMLNVQMALRCMKTGESLNIERISLHNQDAELALQRMGAIQTRIRSLVKASSVKEITDICPFACLHEALSLLKHEIGHLNIAFALPEYSAIKVKADHTCLVQVYINLIKNAYQALRDEQKSNPAITINISKQGNSVYFDVIDNGRGINPEMKPSIFNSFVSGKQDGLGLGLSICRNIVESCGGYIRLQNTSNGTHFQFTLPATS
- a CDS encoding LacI family DNA-binding transcriptional regulator, whose translation is MTKQNKTITAQDVADLAGVSRAVVSRALSNSGSIAPKTRTKVQQAAEQLGYQVNFLAQGLNRKRTQLIGIVVTRLDDPFRAALLQGLLLEVQQCGFQALVMEVHDKEQLENTITQFIQYRVSGVVITSGQPPTELARKCSEVDIPVVTINRRVNLPTIDSVCSDNKMAAELVLNMALKKQSRGITWINGHSSTWAGLDRGIQLAYVHKNHNTELKFSTSLVPDANYECGYRWGLTYSLSKGELIYAANSQLACGVLDGLKHQGLIAPDDYLLIGFDDTFVTQQDSYSLSVIHQNVEQIAKLSIQCLLTRGANHEAKRCDLLISTSLVARKTTGTY
- a CDS encoding MBL fold metallo-hydrolase, with the protein product MKVEVIGSGSAFSTQRNTSAVIISDEHQNWLIDCGPTIPRALWQRNLDINTVDVIYFTHIHPDHCSGLAALLNQWKSFGRTKPLIIICQQEQQTVLENLVALSIWPEKNICFAIHWMTTQEHMSIGNWNVDTADTQHEVPNRALRISNGTHSVFYSGDGRPTAATTALMHNVDIAFQECASFAALSSDNSHGDLPQCIELKQALNLPNLLVYHCWDEYLPQIKRTCAETDGVYVSQDGLMIDLSLPTTPQLERFLD
- a CDS encoding ABC transporter ATP-binding protein is translated as MDRAQMSHLVINDLSVCYGSQTVLKDINIAVEHGEMLALLGPSGCGKTTLLNTLCGFTAANSGKISVAGRDITHLSPEARNITMVFQSYALWPHMTVEQNIAFGLSLRGYDKTQSRKQVMKMLEAVNLKEVERKKVTELSGGQRQRVALARALAVEPDILLLDEPLSNLDAKVRLSVRDEIKQLQQHLGFTSIIVTHDQEEAQVMADRIAVLHQGHIEQVGTPEEIYYHPNTAFVADFMGADNHLDPVSLSNISVDVRKDGRSIQLPVHLQQLYFRSEHAVVMPLTSELPEHGLVLSGEVTRSVFLTGQYQTVVNVNGFLCHARCKEELNLNEKVQVHVEPRYLFSF
- a CDS encoding extracellular solute-binding protein; the encoded protein is MSLKKQCLIALALGSIALPTLAASETVLNVVTAGSQNMVDYVKTFLAPKFEATHPGVTIHVVGTGPGDAGSNKINEKLEAQQQAGSKQWDIDVAVVHEKAGGQMVQKGLLARYTDDVETSKLATRDSAKYALGANVQGYVIPMFHSQTAIAYNSDLIDTPPSSYDGLIKWTKEHPKAFGYNGIKNGMSGLAFVTGWVYAYGGGSDALTQGEYNKAQEKSWSQAFEKLKQFNSNVTFTPGNAGTLDMLNRGEIAMGPVWVDMFYSWKADGKLSPAMKLKLIAPGMPGQPMYYVVPEKAANKKLAEEFIALATSPEIQANGIVKQFNWYPGIDANFVQSQLDKATWAKLFKEITPTDLKNYGKSFPTAAYFDDIKEGYERQVEN
- a CDS encoding ABC transporter permease, with product MNENNRTLALLILPALVVIGCFFVYPLGYSIYSGLTDVNGMLTGQHLVKAIDFYGKDMLFTAIIVIVSIACILVLSVGISALVTLSPFQGITKLLGALYRIPLFIPFIVTAQMMRTFLAKNGLMNNGLVELGILTPFETVSFLGWKGIIITFIWKQLAFATLLIAGAMAAIEADQTRAARNLGANRWRILWQILLPQIKTTIAVAMVLSLVSIMSVLSVPMMIGTGTPTMLSADMAFRINSYSDYPVANALGIISYCMTGLFSWFYLRQSTKQESR
- a CDS encoding ABC transporter permease, translated to MSSFVLSLPQQCMALSSHCVRRIKAHFWLQVFFLVFFMLAIFGPLCNLLIWSVTESWFFPHTLPSEWGLKYWHKVFSPYSDVSGSLLTSLFIAVSATALALLISIPAGYALSKPSMPLRLPLMMLFLLPQAFPNLTVYMNIAKLFYQVGLNGTVIGVILVHTVHGLMYSVWITVAAFSAQDPLLIRAARNIGAGPVKAFFSVTLPLAAPGIVASGIFVFLESMDEFTGTFFVGAPEVNTLPLLLYTASMEGNYQISSITALILLVPSILFMLIIQKFMKPEMMSKLGK